CCTCTGCGCCTTGGGCGAGAGCACGTATGCCGAGTTGGTCTCGTGGTGTGAGGATTTATTCCGGTTGACTTCTAAGTTGCCCTTGCCCATGGCATGCAAGCGGGTCTTGTACTTGCAGCAGAGAAGTCCTAGAGCGGCCCAACGCATGCAGCAGATCACACGGCGGCGCAGGCCGGCGCTGTTGCGCGAGTACACGAAAGGATTGATGCCGGACTTAAGGAAGATGAGGACGATGGCGCACAGTTCGAACTGGTAATGCGCAAAGCTGCTCTCCGGCGAAAGAACGTCTTGCGCCAAAGAGATCCCCATCGGCAGGCAGCAGAGCAGCACTGAAAAGACAATGACTACACAAGTGACCACAGCTTTTGAGTCCTTCGCCGTGGCCAAGTTGACTGTGGAGGCCAGCTGGCAGCAGGTGGCGCCCTGGGCTGCACCCGGGACCACCACTTGCTTGGTCCTGTTAGTGTAAGAGTGCGTCTGAACGTTCTGCAGTTTGTTGAACATCTGATTACGGTACAAGGGGCCCTGAGCACTACATGGCACCCCCTCAAAACCCGTCACTGCCAGAGGGGTCGGTTGAGGGTTGCAGCGGGCCGCCACGGCGATGATGGGACACTTCCTCACTTGAGCGTTTTTCCTCAGGGTCTGTGCAATCATCAGGTAGGACACTGACACCACGCCTACACAAAAAGCAAAGTCGGCAAGGTAGGCGTACAGCACTAACCTGGCTCGCCCCTCTCCAAGACCAAAGTGGGGCAAGCAGGGTCCATCTCTGCGTGGGTACGCCCGCATGGTAAGGAGGGCTGCCATGGTGAAGCTGGACGTCCATAGCAGGGCAGTGAGGGCCAACGTGCAGGGGAACGAGGCAGTCCGGTTAGGCTGTTGGCCCAGAACCATGCGAAGGCGATGTAGTGCGATCACCGCCACAGTCTCCAGCGACATGATGATAAAACCCGAGCTGGTCAGGTGGAAGGCGAAGCAGAAGCTCTTGGACACGCCATCCACACCACCCGCATCCAGGTAAAGCACCAGTGCAAACATGGGGGCCGTCACACAGCAGATAAACAAGTCGCAGAAGGACAAATTGAGGATCATgaagtcaaagttggttcggaACTTCCGGAAAGCCGGGTCGAAAAAGGACAGGAAAACCACCAGGTTCCCGTAGGAGCCCAGGCAGAAGATGAAGACGAGAAGGAGGGAGCAGAAGGTCAAGGTGGCTGTGTGGACAACTGCCCAAACAGGGGGGTTGTGGGACACCTGGGTGCCATTGAAGTTCACTTGCTTGGGCACATCCGCAAGCTCTGATGGTGGCTCTGTGCTGTTCATCATATTATCATTAGCCGCCCACCGTTAAAGAGTCAAACATTATTCCTCTGAATAAGAGGACACCGGctcctaaaaacaaaacaaaaaccttattttaaaaaaatccatcctTAAAGATCACAATGCATGCTGATTGGGATCATAAATCATCGACGCGCAtccaaataaatacacacaatgAGCGTCATATTGGTTAGCGCATCATTCTCATCTTGAATTCCCAAACATGTGAAAATCTTACCGTTAGACAAGCCTTCGATGATCATCATTTTTCAATCTCGCACCTTCGCGGCACCTGAATGCAACGTACCTTCGAAGAAAATGGGGAAAACACTCAATTTACACGCCATTTGGGAATAAATTATAGGCATCTTCTCGTCGTCTTCGTTGCAACGATGGTACAAAGATCCGATTCTCATAGTCAGATCGTTCTGTATTTGTTGATGGGGGGTTTCTCCTCCTCTTGGCgatgtatccattttttttttaccccggaGCCACCGGACGTGTGCtggttaaaaaagaaataaataaaaataacgttCATGAAGTCACAACGACGCAGGCGAGCAGTGAAACACAAGCACTGCTTTCAAATAGTCGGGTGTTATGTTTAGGGACAGTAAATAAAACACACGTTTTAGTCTTTTGCAAAAGGATGCtgtcagtttatttatttatttttttaaatgcatttattttattgtgctgttgggtgtgtgtgtgtgtgtgtgttaactcAAATGATGTCATTGACGGGCATaggtgtccaatttatttgaactgggagggcgaTCTTGTGATGTGAGGCGCGTCTATCGCTGCCAACCTGTCCTGGTCAAAATGATTGGACCCTGTCAATGAGTTGCTGAGTTTTTAATAGTAAATTAGAAATGTGGGTTGCCATTTGAtgcatagaaaaaaatagtaattggcacatttattattattatttattacaaaTAGATATAGAAATTAGATATGGTTATATGTGCACGTGAATTtcaaacaatataaataaaacactaCTCCATGTCAAACATTTCATATCATTTTGTTCGttcatataaataaatgtaacaaGGACTCTGTTAAATTTATAAACAATTTATTAATATCATACAATGGGCAACAATACATCTACCAAAAAGCAATTTTGGCACTACACTATAAAAGGTGAGGTACAGACTAAATGCTTCAAATGTTTGAACTTTTTCAAGGCATTAGGCTATGGTAAAACAATcaagaggaaaataaaaatcaaaagaaaatccGCAAAAATGAGGGGATCAATGGTTATTTGAGACGATGGTTCGGCATAGTGAATGACATCTCGCACTGGGGGACCTTGAAAAGTGCTCAGGTGCTCACTAAAACGGACAGGGGAGTTCATCCTCTCCTTTTTCTTTGCAAGTGGACACAAAAATAGGTTCCAGTACTCCCCCTGCCCCAAATCTCAGCCACCAAACCAACTAAACCTGCAGAAACACGCtactcataaataaataaataaatatgtcaaGTTTGTGCATATTTGCTCAAGCAATTCATAAACAGCCAAACAGACATTGTGATACTGTCAAAGAGTTTCatccttaatgttttttttgtcattcttcattttttttaacaaacactTCAACCAtaggaagatgatgatgatgatatagAACATGCCCTACATTGGGAAATCTGTTTAGCTCAGAATTTAGTCTTGGCCGATGCAATCCTGAGAAAATTAGAGTGTCCGCCACACCATACCTTTTCACTacgcataaacacacacacgatCAATCcccttcaaaaaacaaaacaaacaaaagaaaactgtACAGAAGAAGTGCTATACACTGCAGGTAATCCATCCCTGCCTTGATTGTTCCTTAAATATTAAGTATAGAAGAATGAGCTACACaacacaaaacatttcaaaGAATTTTGTGTGCCACTTTCCGGTCGGTGTCTTGGAACAGCAGCGACTTCCGCAAAACAGGTTGGCCTGGGTGcagtctacaaaaaaaatgaagcaaaacaaaataTAGGGGTGAGGGCGTGGTATACAAGAAAGAAATGCTACTCAACTGTCAAAAATCACAGCAAATAAGTGAATGAAAAAGCATAGTAATATGAAGGATATTCC
The nucleotide sequence above comes from Stigmatopora nigra isolate UIUO_SnigA chromosome 12, RoL_Snig_1.1, whole genome shotgun sequence. Encoded proteins:
- the gpr75 gene encoding putative G-protein coupled receptor 75; protein product: MMNSTEPPSELADVPKQVNFNGTQVSHNPPVWAVVHTATLTFCSLLLVFIFCLGSYGNLVVFLSFFDPAFRKFRTNFDFMILNLSFCDLFICCVTAPMFALVLYLDAGGVDGVSKSFCFAFHLTSSGFIIMSLETVAVIALHRLRMVLGQQPNRTASFPCTLALTALLWTSSFTMAALLTMRAYPRRDGPCLPHFGLGEGRARLVLYAYLADFAFCVGVVSVSYLMIAQTLRKNAQVRKCPIIAVAARCNPQPTPLAVTGFEGVPCSAQGPLYRNQMFNKLQNVQTHSYTNRTKQVVVPGAAQGATCCQLASTVNLATAKDSKAVVTCVVIVFSVLLCCLPMGISLAQDVLSPESSFAHYQFELCAIVLIFLKSGINPFVYSRNSAGLRRRVICCMRWAALGLLCCKYKTRLHAMGKGNLEVNRNKSSHHETNSAYVLSPKAQRRLVDQACGPSQSRECGASPRGARRPHPPSTSTPINTRIEPYYSIYNSSPSAGPSSPTSLQPASSQTFAFAKSYVAMHYHTHQDTLQDFESTSVQQIPIPSV